In Candidatus Baltobacteraceae bacterium, a single window of DNA contains:
- a CDS encoding acetyl-CoA C-acyltransferase: MSARDVWVVDAVRTPIGRYGGALSAVRPDDLAACAIRALIERTGIETAQIDDVLFGAANQSGEDNRNVARMAALLAGLPVEVPGATLNRLCGSSLQAINSAAHAIAWGDGDVMIAGGVESMTRAPFVQMKAEKPFARAPQLFDTTIGWRMVNPLMSDAWTISLGATAEKVAERYAITREEQDRFAYESQRRCGAAMQRGAFRDEVIPVGDVLLDEHPRPESTLESLAKLKPAFKAGGTVTAGNSSGINDGASALLLCEATAATKMGLRPLARVVASGVAGVAPEIMGLGPIPATRKALERAGLRMEQIDLVELNEAFAAQSLACLRDLEIDPAKANVNGGAIALGHPLGASGARIATTLLHELRRRGGRYGVATMCIGVGQGITTIFERI; this comes from the coding sequence GTGAGCGCGCGCGACGTGTGGGTCGTCGATGCGGTGCGCACCCCGATCGGCCGGTACGGCGGCGCGTTGAGCGCCGTTCGGCCCGACGATCTTGCGGCGTGTGCGATTCGCGCGTTGATCGAACGGACGGGCATCGAGACCGCGCAGATCGACGACGTGCTCTTCGGTGCCGCAAATCAAAGCGGCGAAGACAATCGCAACGTGGCGCGGATGGCCGCCCTTTTGGCAGGGCTGCCGGTCGAGGTCCCGGGCGCAACGCTCAACCGGCTCTGCGGAAGCAGCCTGCAGGCGATCAACTCCGCCGCGCACGCGATCGCATGGGGCGACGGTGACGTCATGATCGCCGGGGGAGTGGAATCGATGACGCGCGCGCCGTTCGTGCAAATGAAAGCCGAGAAACCGTTCGCGCGCGCGCCGCAACTTTTCGATACCACGATCGGCTGGCGCATGGTTAACCCGCTGATGTCCGACGCGTGGACGATCTCGCTCGGAGCGACCGCTGAAAAGGTCGCCGAGCGCTATGCGATTACGCGCGAGGAGCAAGATCGCTTTGCCTACGAATCGCAGCGGCGCTGCGGCGCCGCCATGCAACGCGGTGCCTTCCGCGACGAAGTGATCCCCGTCGGAGACGTGCTGCTCGACGAACATCCGCGGCCGGAGAGCACGCTCGAATCGCTCGCGAAGCTCAAGCCGGCGTTCAAGGCGGGGGGCACCGTGACCGCCGGCAACTCGTCGGGAATCAACGACGGTGCGTCGGCGCTCTTGCTCTGCGAAGCGACGGCGGCGACCAAGATGGGGCTGCGGCCGCTCGCGCGCGTGGTCGCGTCGGGCGTTGCCGGCGTCGCGCCGGAGATCATGGGGCTCGGTCCGATTCCCGCTACGCGCAAAGCCCTCGAGCGCGCCGGATTGCGCATGGAACAGATCGATCTCGTCGAGCTCAACGAAGCCTTCGCCGCGCAGTCGCTCGCATGTCTGCGCGACCTGGAGATCGATCCGGCCAAAGCGAACGTGAACGGCGGCGCGATCGCACTGGGACATCCGCTCGGCGCGAGCGGCGCGCGCATCGCTACCACGCTCCTGCACGAGTTGCGGCGGCGGGGCGGGCGATACGGCGTTGCCACGATGTGCATCGGCGTCGGTCAAGGCATTACGACCATCTTCGAAAGGATCTAA
- a CDS encoding 3-hydroxyacyl-CoA dehydrogenase NAD-binding domain-containing protein, translating into MDKIIVVGAGTMGAGIAFVAARAGYAVDLVDPDAPTRARAVERIRKEAERAKVPEAAGAVTLRERLPDSSDAGLAIEAVPERLELKLDVFRALESVLDSSAILASNTSSLSIDAIAAGLHHPERILGLHFFNPPAAMKLVEIVHGEQTSDEALAHARAYVERFAKTAVLAADTPGFIVNRVARPFYLQAMRAYVAGVAPPEDLDRLARGAGFRMGPFELMDFIGLDINFATSESIYARTGARRLEPLALQAEMVGAGRLGRKSGSGFFDYANGAIKHDDEPVAPADSLDEDERVVVLGFGSVAREFEELLAQRYATVSSIENDEFVDEIGMDTTIVVDAGDGVSDRSEVIRQLDTILPPEAVIFVDAYATDIEALTGRLKHPERIVGYGVLGTLAAQRVIEIVDAEKTGDDALELAQELFESIGKDVVLVEDTPALFLGRTVGSIINEAIYAVQEDVASADDIDIAMRQGTNYPIGPIAWGREIGGKRVARILHRLAKAEGDAFAPHRAIWVLDAETEDAEMEEVQP; encoded by the coding sequence GTGGATAAGATTATCGTCGTCGGCGCCGGGACCATGGGCGCCGGTATCGCATTCGTCGCGGCCCGCGCGGGCTATGCCGTGGATCTCGTCGATCCGGACGCGCCGACGCGCGCTCGCGCGGTCGAGCGGATACGCAAGGAAGCCGAACGAGCGAAAGTACCGGAGGCTGCCGGCGCGGTAACGTTGCGCGAGCGCCTGCCGGATTCGAGCGACGCCGGGCTCGCGATCGAGGCGGTTCCCGAGCGGCTCGAACTCAAACTCGACGTCTTCCGCGCGCTCGAATCCGTTCTCGATTCCAGCGCGATACTCGCGAGCAACACATCGTCGCTTTCGATCGACGCGATCGCCGCCGGCCTGCATCACCCCGAACGCATCCTCGGTTTGCACTTCTTCAATCCGCCCGCGGCGATGAAGCTCGTAGAGATCGTGCACGGCGAGCAGACGAGCGACGAGGCCCTCGCGCACGCTCGCGCGTATGTCGAGCGTTTTGCAAAGACCGCGGTGCTGGCGGCCGATACGCCTGGATTCATCGTCAATCGGGTCGCGCGCCCGTTCTATTTGCAAGCGATGCGCGCGTACGTTGCGGGCGTCGCGCCGCCCGAAGATCTCGATCGCTTGGCCCGCGGAGCGGGCTTTCGCATGGGGCCGTTCGAGCTGATGGACTTCATCGGTCTCGATATTAATTTCGCAACCTCGGAATCGATCTACGCGCGCACGGGAGCGCGCCGGCTCGAACCGCTCGCGCTTCAAGCCGAGATGGTTGGGGCAGGCCGCCTCGGCCGCAAGTCGGGCAGCGGGTTCTTCGATTATGCAAACGGCGCGATCAAGCACGATGACGAGCCGGTCGCGCCGGCGGATAGCCTCGACGAAGACGAACGCGTCGTCGTTCTCGGGTTCGGCAGCGTCGCTCGCGAATTTGAGGAGTTGCTCGCGCAGCGCTACGCGACGGTGAGCTCGATCGAAAACGACGAATTCGTCGACGAGATCGGCATGGACACCACGATCGTGGTGGACGCGGGTGACGGCGTGAGCGACCGCAGCGAAGTGATTCGTCAACTCGATACGATTCTGCCGCCCGAAGCCGTGATCTTCGTCGACGCCTATGCGACCGATATCGAAGCGTTGACGGGGCGCCTCAAGCATCCCGAACGAATCGTGGGGTACGGCGTACTCGGCACGCTCGCGGCGCAGCGCGTTATCGAGATCGTCGATGCGGAGAAGACCGGCGACGACGCGCTCGAACTCGCACAAGAACTGTTCGAATCGATCGGCAAAGACGTCGTCCTCGTAGAAGACACGCCCGCGTTATTTTTGGGCCGAACGGTCGGCTCGATTATCAACGAGGCGATCTATGCGGTGCAGGAAGACGTCGCCAGCGCCGACGACATCGACATCGCAATGCGCCAAGGTACGAACTACCCGATCGGCCCGATCGCGTGGGGCCGCGAGATCGGCGGCAAACGCGTCGCGCGTATCTTGCACCGGCTGGCCAAGGCCGAGGGAGACGCCTTCGCGCCGCATCGCGCGATTTGGGTGTTGGACGCGGAAACCGAAGATGCCGAAATGGAAGAAGTGCAGCCGTGA
- a CDS encoding NUDIX hydrolase, giving the protein MKKPAWRVTASAYAIDTPYLRLRKDTIELPDGTVIDDYFVRESRGFVIVFALTAGGEVVLVRQYKHGIGRVVLELPAGAIDDGETPAETAARELAEETGFTAASLESFGSFVVEPTNSDVLAHLFLARDAKRTGAQRLDVTEDIDVELVELDRLRSMLHDGSIDCIPHVGAIYIALDRLQGERASP; this is encoded by the coding sequence ATGAAGAAGCCCGCTTGGCGAGTCACCGCCTCCGCCTACGCGATCGACACCCCGTACTTGCGGCTGCGGAAAGACACGATCGAACTCCCCGACGGTACCGTGATCGACGACTATTTCGTGCGCGAGAGTCGCGGGTTCGTCATCGTCTTCGCGCTCACGGCGGGCGGCGAGGTCGTGCTCGTACGCCAGTACAAGCACGGCATCGGCAGGGTCGTACTGGAACTTCCGGCCGGTGCGATCGACGATGGCGAAACGCCGGCCGAAACGGCCGCGCGCGAACTGGCCGAAGAGACCGGCTTCACGGCTGCGTCGTTGGAGTCGTTCGGCAGCTTCGTCGTCGAGCCGACGAACTCGGACGTGCTGGCGCATCTGTTCTTGGCACGGGATGCCAAACGGACCGGCGCGCAGCGCCTCGACGTGACCGAGGACATCGACGTCGAGCTGGTCGAGCTCGATCGGCTTCGCTCGATGCTTCACGACGGCAGCATCGACTGCATTCCGCACGTGGGCGCGATATATATAGCGCTCGATCGCCTGCAGGGAGAGCGGGCTTCGCCTTAA
- a CDS encoding TonB-dependent receptor, with amino-acid sequence MPKLFRLFISLGLIGGLIFAYAPAARAGTTGFISGTVTDDTHHPLAGVRVSAASPSASGSATTDAAGFFNIANLAPDTYVVAFAKEGYESSSSPGVVVFQDQTDTVNVALRPALKTIATVQTRSSQSLVQPNQTADVYNISSKQLESAEGGDNVHKTLYDFTQSVPGVTGGGANAQPRVRGGLATDSNFLYDDVPINDRLTGFFSTGNGYFQTTTISAVGVSNVQVYTGGFDSRFGDASQGVFNSVVKRGTYPSFGLFSIAARGLLAGHYVQAEYGTATKNRRFSAYVAYDRADSQNQFGDGTYTFPLATTTNPGQGPGPQRTLDTVANFHYRPDPKNDVQFLIQNGNGLFNGNYLLAGGHPLGVAPCAGVQGFWVPPAPAGQSSPSNAGYNITNPGISSTGQACSVTIKGQKINTGLQYIALDPNHAQETYHYSGVGKLQLNHLFNDKLSGFFRLAENFNQYILNQPLDNANFDNSLSPGQPAPVGNYVKYPFAVPTIRDINGDRRQNTYYATGELDWTPNARSSSYLGASYERDTLLQAYYDRSGSSTYSSPPSAFDKNGNFPNEYTLANSPNFIDSLYVGTVQKFHKLVIEPSLRYDIEIYDIPKEAGGAYSKPIVSPRIAFGYQPSPDLVIRGSYGVTSSFVPSTYIYNNSIDGIQGAGQYRNPYLPGATIDPAIDHNVDLSIEKAFRDGHTSLRVTPWYHQSNNRLEVLRNPLLNPDGTLVLDSNGNPRYAPGSVAKSGGITKDFGVEFGLNHIVTGDGLSWFLAATYQSYYSTSLGINAAAINPQNANSYFLQNGNGQLFRVPDQPPISVSFTGNYKYQRYHFLPYFLWQCCAYYNVQGLGSAFAPDPHIHTSPGYFYSNATLSYDLAKDGPKTTRLGVRVTNVFDNQKNTVYPSVNSCYNRPANHAIGPCGTPGSGAVYDGGIFTFAPGVVPNTQYFFPPVSRNPQTFEVFLTQEF; translated from the coding sequence ATGCCCAAGCTTTTTCGGCTATTCATTTCGCTCGGCCTTATCGGCGGGCTTATTTTTGCATACGCCCCGGCGGCTCGCGCCGGAACGACCGGATTTATCTCGGGTACGGTGACCGACGACACCCATCACCCGCTCGCCGGGGTTCGCGTGAGCGCGGCCTCGCCGTCGGCCTCGGGTTCGGCCACAACCGATGCCGCGGGATTCTTCAATATCGCGAACCTCGCGCCCGACACCTACGTCGTGGCTTTTGCCAAAGAAGGCTACGAATCGTCGAGTTCGCCGGGCGTGGTCGTTTTTCAGGATCAGACCGACACCGTCAACGTTGCGCTGCGGCCGGCGCTCAAGACGATCGCAACGGTCCAAACGCGCAGTTCGCAGAGTCTCGTGCAGCCGAATCAGACCGCCGACGTCTATAACATCTCGAGCAAGCAGCTCGAATCGGCGGAGGGCGGCGACAACGTTCACAAGACGCTCTACGATTTCACCCAGTCCGTGCCGGGCGTTACGGGCGGCGGCGCGAACGCGCAGCCGCGAGTTCGCGGCGGTCTCGCCACCGACTCCAACTTTCTCTACGACGACGTCCCAATCAACGACCGTTTAACGGGCTTCTTCTCAACCGGCAATGGCTATTTCCAGACCACGACCATCTCGGCGGTCGGCGTTTCCAACGTCCAGGTCTATACCGGCGGCTTCGATTCGCGCTTCGGCGACGCATCGCAAGGCGTCTTCAACAGCGTCGTAAAGCGCGGCACGTACCCGTCGTTCGGGCTCTTTTCGATCGCCGCGCGCGGCCTGCTCGCCGGCCACTACGTCCAAGCCGAATACGGCACCGCGACCAAGAATCGTCGGTTCTCGGCCTACGTCGCGTACGATCGCGCGGATTCGCAGAACCAATTCGGCGATGGAACGTATACGTTTCCGCTCGCCACCACCACGAATCCCGGGCAAGGGCCCGGCCCGCAACGCACCCTCGACACCGTTGCGAATTTCCACTACCGGCCCGATCCGAAAAACGACGTTCAGTTCCTGATTCAAAACGGCAACGGGCTCTTTAACGGCAACTACTTGCTCGCCGGCGGCCATCCGCTCGGCGTCGCACCCTGCGCGGGCGTGCAAGGGTTCTGGGTTCCGCCCGCGCCCGCCGGACAGTCCTCGCCCTCCAACGCCGGATACAATATTACCAATCCCGGCATCTCGAGCACGGGACAAGCTTGCTCGGTCACGATCAAGGGCCAGAAGATCAACACCGGACTGCAGTACATCGCGCTCGATCCAAACCACGCGCAAGAGACTTACCACTATTCGGGCGTCGGCAAGCTGCAGCTGAACCATCTCTTCAACGACAAGCTTTCCGGCTTCTTCCGCTTGGCGGAGAATTTCAACCAGTACATCCTCAATCAACCGCTCGATAACGCCAACTTCGACAACTCGCTTTCGCCCGGGCAACCCGCGCCCGTCGGAAACTACGTGAAATATCCGTTCGCCGTGCCGACGATCCGCGATATCAACGGCGACCGTCGTCAAAACACGTATTACGCGACCGGCGAACTCGATTGGACGCCGAACGCGCGCTCGTCTTCGTATCTCGGCGCGTCGTACGAGCGCGACACGCTCTTGCAAGCGTACTACGATCGTTCGGGATCGAGCACGTATTCGAGCCCGCCGTCGGCGTTCGATAAGAACGGGAACTTTCCGAACGAATATACGCTCGCGAACTCCCCGAATTTCATCGACTCGCTCTACGTCGGCACGGTGCAGAAATTCCACAAGCTCGTTATCGAGCCGTCGCTGCGGTACGACATCGAGATCTACGACATCCCGAAGGAAGCGGGCGGCGCGTATTCCAAGCCGATCGTTAGCCCGCGTATCGCGTTCGGCTATCAGCCGTCGCCCGACCTGGTCATTCGCGGCTCGTACGGCGTGACGTCGTCGTTCGTGCCCTCTACGTACATTTACAACAACTCGATTGACGGCATTCAAGGCGCCGGGCAATATCGCAATCCTTATCTTCCCGGCGCAACGATCGATCCGGCCATCGACCACAACGTCGACCTTTCGATCGAGAAAGCGTTCCGCGACGGGCATACGTCGCTACGCGTCACACCGTGGTATCACCAATCGAACAATCGCCTCGAAGTACTTCGCAACCCGCTGCTCAATCCCGACGGAACTCTCGTGCTCGATTCCAACGGCAACCCGCGATACGCTCCGGGGAGCGTGGCGAAGTCCGGCGGCATCACCAAAGACTTCGGCGTCGAATTCGGTCTGAACCATATCGTCACCGGCGACGGCCTTTCGTGGTTCCTCGCGGCAACCTACCAGAGCTACTACTCGACCTCGCTCGGAATCAACGCCGCGGCGATCAACCCGCAGAACGCTAATAGTTACTTCCTGCAGAACGGCAACGGCCAACTCTTCCGCGTGCCCGATCAACCGCCGATCTCCGTGTCGTTCACCGGCAACTACAAGTACCAGCGCTATCACTTCTTGCCGTATTTCCTCTGGCAGTGCTGTGCGTACTACAACGTCCAGGGTCTAGGGAGCGCGTTCGCACCCGATCCGCACATTCACACGTCGCCGGGCTATTTCTACTCCAACGCCACGCTCTCGTACGATCTCGCCAAGGACGGGCCGAAGACCACCCGCCTCGGCGTGCGCGTGACCAACGTCTTCGACAATCAGAAGAACACGGTCTATCCGTCGGTGAACTCGTGCTACAACCGCCCCGCCAATCACGCGATCGGGCCGTGCGGAACTCCCGGCTCGGGTGCCGTCTATGACGGCGGCATCTTCACGTTCGCCCCAGGCGTCGTGCCGAACACGCAATACTTCTTTCCGCCCGTCTCCCGCAATCCGCAAACCTTCGAAGTCTTCCTAACGCAAGAGTTCTAA